Proteins found in one Bremerella volcania genomic segment:
- a CDS encoding 2-oxoacid:ferredoxin oxidoreductase subunit beta has protein sequence MASAELPVLKPADYGTDQDVRWCPGCGDYSILAQMKKVMSNLNMSREDTVFVSGIGCSSRFPYYMNTYGMHSVHGRAPAFATGLKSSRQDLTVFVITGDGDALSIGGNHLMHVLRRNVNLNIILFNNRIYGLTKGQYSPTSEKGKITKSTPMGAIDNPIHPLSVAISCEATFVARSIDVYIKHLADTLERAVAHKGVSFVEVYQNCNVFNDGAYKWATDKDTKADTVLELEHGKPLIFGKDRDKGIRLNGMTPEVVELGKGISEDDLLFHDEKTNDPTLAYLLTRMSHPEFPEPIGVLRDVDAPCYDDAINYQVQQAKQSRGEASLDKLFNSGDTWVVE, from the coding sequence ATGGCATCCGCAGAATTGCCTGTACTGAAGCCCGCGGACTACGGCACCGACCAGGACGTGCGTTGGTGCCCTGGATGCGGTGACTATTCGATTTTGGCCCAAATGAAAAAGGTCATGTCGAACCTCAACATGAGTCGCGAAGACACCGTCTTCGTCAGCGGGATCGGTTGCAGCAGCCGCTTTCCGTATTACATGAACACCTACGGCATGCACAGCGTGCACGGTCGTGCTCCGGCGTTCGCTACCGGGCTGAAGTCTTCGCGGCAAGATCTGACCGTCTTCGTCATCACTGGCGACGGCGACGCGCTTTCGATCGGTGGTAACCACCTGATGCACGTGCTGCGTCGCAATGTGAACTTGAACATCATCCTGTTCAACAATCGCATTTATGGTTTGACCAAGGGACAGTACTCGCCGACTTCCGAAAAAGGGAAGATCACCAAGAGTACCCCTATGGGCGCGATCGATAACCCGATTCATCCGCTGTCGGTGGCCATCTCGTGCGAAGCGACTTTCGTGGCTCGTTCGATCGACGTCTACATCAAGCATCTGGCCGACACGCTCGAACGTGCCGTGGCTCACAAGGGTGTTTCCTTTGTCGAGGTTTACCAGAATTGCAACGTGTTCAACGACGGCGCTTACAAATGGGCGACCGACAAGGACACCAAGGCCGACACGGTTCTCGAATTGGAACACGGCAAGCCGCTTATTTTCGGTAAGGATCGCGACAAGGGCATTCGCCTGAACGGCATGACCCCGGAAGTGGTCGAACTTGGCAAGGGGATCAGCGAAGACGATCTTCTCTTCCACGATGAGAAGACGAACGATCCGACGCTGGCCTACCTGCTGACCCGCATGTCGCACCCCGAGTTCCCCGAACCGATCGGTGTGCTGCGCGACGTCGACGCCCCGTGCTACGACGACGCCATCAACTACCAGGTCCAGCAAGCCAAGCAGTCGCGAGGCGAAGCAAGCCTCGACAAGTTGTTCAACTCCGGCGACACCTGGGTCGTCGAATAA
- a CDS encoding 2-oxoacid:acceptor oxidoreductase subunit alpha, giving the protein MSTTTDETTVVKEIQPLEEATVRFCGDSGDGMQLAGTQFSNTSALAGNDIATFPDFPAEIRAPRGTLAGVSGFQIHFASHDIFTPGETVDALVAMNPAALKTNLGDLKKNGVLILNSNAFDKKALGQAGYESNPIEDDSLSGYQVFSVPMTSMTRGAVDGLDLSVKEADRCRNFFAMGLVFWLYGRSMEPTLRFIEAKFSKLPAIAEANRRALKAGYNFGETTDAFRSSYSVEKAKLPPGKYRNMTGNQALAWGLISAAQLSDKKLFLGSYPITPASDILHELSKYKNYNVLTFQAEDEIAAVCAAIGAAYGGEMALTTTSGPGMALKGEAMGLAMMLELPLVIVDVQRGGPSTGLPTKTEQADLLQAMFGRNGESPLPIIAARSPADCFDVAIEAWRIATRFMTPIVILTDGYIANGSEPWRIPNMADLPKIEVTHPGPRSEDDPPFLAYQRNEELARPWAIPGTPGLMHRVGGLEKQDGTGNVSYDPQNHHHMVLTRAKKVANIAEAVPPQEVMGAESGKVLVVSWGGTYGSCRTAVARLQAQGQSVSHAHLRYLNPFPRNLGQLLGSFDKVLVPELNLGQLRMLLRDKYLVDAVGLNKVQGKPFTTTEIAEKIESMLM; this is encoded by the coding sequence GCGACTCTGGCGACGGTATGCAATTGGCCGGTACGCAGTTCTCGAATACCTCGGCCCTGGCTGGTAACGACATCGCTACCTTCCCCGACTTCCCGGCCGAAATCCGTGCTCCACGTGGAACGCTGGCCGGGGTGAGTGGTTTTCAGATTCACTTTGCGTCGCACGACATCTTCACCCCCGGCGAAACGGTCGATGCGCTCGTGGCGATGAACCCCGCGGCCCTCAAGACCAACCTGGGCGACTTGAAGAAGAACGGCGTGCTGATCCTCAACAGCAACGCATTCGATAAGAAAGCCCTCGGTCAGGCAGGCTACGAAAGCAACCCGATCGAAGACGATTCACTCAGCGGATACCAGGTCTTCTCGGTACCCATGACCAGCATGACCCGCGGTGCTGTGGACGGGCTCGACCTGAGTGTGAAGGAAGCGGATCGTTGCCGTAACTTCTTCGCGATGGGCCTGGTCTTCTGGCTGTATGGCCGCTCGATGGAACCGACCTTGCGATTCATCGAAGCGAAGTTCTCAAAGTTGCCAGCGATCGCGGAAGCGAACCGCCGGGCACTCAAGGCCGGCTACAACTTCGGCGAAACCACCGATGCGTTCCGCAGCAGCTACTCGGTCGAAAAGGCCAAACTGCCGCCAGGCAAGTATCGCAACATGACCGGCAACCAGGCGCTGGCTTGGGGGCTGATCAGTGCGGCCCAGCTGAGCGACAAGAAGCTGTTTCTCGGCTCGTACCCAATCACGCCGGCCAGTGACATTCTGCACGAGCTGAGCAAGTACAAGAACTACAACGTGCTGACCTTCCAGGCCGAAGACGAAATCGCAGCCGTCTGTGCCGCGATTGGTGCGGCCTACGGCGGCGAAATGGCACTCACCACGACCAGCGGTCCCGGTATGGCACTCAAGGGCGAAGCCATGGGGCTGGCGATGATGCTGGAACTGCCGCTGGTAATCGTCGACGTCCAGCGTGGTGGCCCAAGTACCGGTTTGCCAACCAAGACCGAGCAGGCCGATCTGCTGCAGGCCATGTTTGGCCGCAACGGTGAATCGCCTCTGCCGATCATCGCGGCACGCAGCCCAGCCGACTGTTTCGACGTGGCGATCGAAGCATGGCGCATCGCAACCCGATTCATGACCCCGATCGTCATCCTGACCGACGGCTACATTGCCAACGGTAGCGAACCGTGGCGAATCCCCAATATGGCCGATCTTCCGAAGATCGAAGTCACGCATCCCGGTCCACGCAGCGAAGACGATCCTCCGTTTTTGGCCTACCAGCGGAACGAAGAACTGGCTCGTCCGTGGGCGATCCCTGGTACGCCTGGCTTGATGCACCGCGTTGGTGGTCTTGAGAAACAGGATGGTACCGGCAACGTCAGCTACGATCCACAAAACCACCATCACATGGTGCTGACCCGTGCCAAGAAGGTCGCCAACATCGCCGAAGCCGTCCCGCCGCAGGAAGTGATGGGCGCCGAAAGCGGCAAGGTGTTGGTCGTCAGCTGGGGCGGTACCTATGGTTCGTGCCGTACGGCGGTGGCTCGTCTACAAGCCCAAGGCCAGTCGGTCAGCCACGCTCACCTGCGATACCTCAATCCATTCCCGCGAAACCTGGGCCAACTGCTTGGAAGCTTCGACAAAGTCCTGGTTCCCGAACTGAACCTGGGCCAGCTTCGTATGTTGCTTCGTGACAAGTACCTGGTCGACGCGGTTGGACTGAACAAGGTGCAAGGCAAGCCGTTCACCACAACGGAAATTGCCGAAAAGATCGAGTCCATGTTGATGTAG